One segment of Phaeacidiphilus oryzae TH49 DNA contains the following:
- a CDS encoding amidohydrolase family protein translates to MIIDCHGHFTTAPPALGEWRNRQIRAVEGGGDPAPAAPAPADLRIGDDELRAAIEGNQLRLMDERGIDLTVFSPRASFMAHHIGDFSTSSQWAAICNDLVHRVCSLYPTRFAPAAMLPQSPGVDPATCVPELVRCAEELGVVAVNLNPDPSGGHWNAPPLTDRYWYPVYEKLVEYDLPAMVHVSTSVNPAFHTTGSHYLNADTTAFMQLLQGDLFADFPTLRLVIPHGGGAVPYHWGRLRGLGMALGRPPLDKHLLDNVFFDTCVYHQPGIDLLLKVVPRRNVLFASEMIGAVRGIDPETGEYFDDTRRYVESAGLPADELAAVQEGNARAVYPRLDALLKSQGR, encoded by the coding sequence ATGATCATCGACTGCCATGGGCACTTCACCACAGCGCCGCCGGCACTCGGGGAGTGGCGGAACCGGCAGATACGGGCCGTCGAGGGCGGCGGCGACCCCGCCCCCGCCGCGCCCGCCCCCGCCGACCTCCGCATCGGCGACGACGAGCTGCGCGCGGCCATCGAGGGCAACCAGCTCCGGCTGATGGACGAGCGCGGGATCGACCTCACGGTCTTCTCCCCGCGCGCCTCCTTCATGGCCCACCACATCGGCGACTTCTCGACCTCCTCCCAGTGGGCGGCGATCTGCAACGACCTGGTGCACCGGGTCTGCTCGCTCTATCCGACCCGCTTCGCCCCGGCCGCGATGCTGCCGCAGTCGCCCGGCGTCGACCCGGCGACCTGCGTCCCCGAACTGGTCCGCTGCGCCGAGGAGCTGGGCGTGGTCGCGGTGAACCTCAACCCCGACCCCTCCGGCGGCCACTGGAACGCCCCGCCGCTCACCGACCGGTACTGGTACCCGGTCTACGAGAAGCTGGTGGAGTACGACCTGCCGGCCATGGTGCACGTCAGCACCAGCGTCAACCCGGCCTTCCACACCACCGGTTCGCACTATCTCAACGCCGACACCACGGCCTTCATGCAGCTGCTGCAGGGCGACCTGTTCGCCGACTTCCCCACCCTGCGGCTGGTCATCCCGCACGGCGGCGGGGCGGTGCCGTACCACTGGGGACGGCTGCGCGGGCTCGGCATGGCGCTCGGCAGGCCGCCGCTGGACAAGCACCTGCTGGACAACGTCTTCTTCGACACCTGCGTCTACCACCAGCCCGGCATCGACCTGCTGCTGAAGGTCGTCCCGCGGCGGAACGTCCTCTTCGCCTCCGAGATGATCGGCGCCGTCCGCGGCATCGATCCGGAGACCGGGGAGTACTTCGACGACACCCGCCGCTACGTCGAGTCGGCCGGCCTGCCCGCCGACGAGCTGGCCGCCGTCCAGGAGGGCAACGCCCGCGCGGTCTACCCGCGGCTGGACGCCCTGCTGAAGAGCCAGGGACGCTGA
- a CDS encoding SDR family oxidoreductase: MRVFVTGATGWIGSAVTDELLAHGHQVVGLARSAASAAGLQAKGAAVHRGDLDDTDGLAKAAKAADAVIHLAFKHDFDDYAAAGRSEHQAVLRMLDAIADGGNGSAGGSGEARPFLIASGLASGSPGRPLTEEDPSPFHGADSMRGGSENLALSYAERGVRPVALRFSPTVHGMRDHGFTAQLTKVARERGAAGYVGDGSTRWAAVHRSDAARLVRLALEQAPAGSRVHAVAEEGVPSRDIAAAIGASLGLPTVSVAAEDADAHFGWIGRFFGMDIPASSDRTRKLLDWTPTGPTLLEDIAAGAYTTAD; this comes from the coding sequence ATGCGCGTCTTCGTCACCGGCGCCACCGGCTGGATCGGCTCCGCGGTCACCGACGAACTCCTCGCCCACGGCCACCAGGTGGTCGGGCTCGCCCGCTCAGCGGCCTCGGCCGCCGGGCTCCAGGCGAAGGGGGCCGCCGTCCACCGCGGCGACCTGGACGACACGGACGGACTGGCCAAGGCGGCGAAGGCCGCCGACGCCGTGATCCACCTCGCCTTCAAGCACGACTTCGACGACTACGCCGCCGCCGGCCGCAGCGAGCACCAGGCGGTGCTGCGGATGCTCGACGCGATCGCCGACGGCGGCAACGGCAGCGCCGGCGGCAGCGGGGAGGCGCGGCCGTTCCTGATCGCCTCCGGGCTCGCCTCCGGCTCCCCCGGCCGACCGCTGACCGAGGAGGACCCCTCCCCGTTCCACGGCGCCGACTCGATGCGCGGCGGCAGCGAGAACCTCGCCCTCTCCTACGCCGAGCGCGGGGTGCGGCCGGTGGCCCTGCGCTTCTCCCCCACGGTCCACGGGATGCGCGACCACGGCTTCACCGCGCAGCTGACGAAGGTGGCCCGGGAGCGCGGGGCGGCCGGGTACGTCGGCGACGGCTCCACCCGCTGGGCGGCCGTCCACCGCTCGGACGCGGCCCGGCTGGTCCGGCTCGCGCTGGAGCAGGCGCCGGCGGGCAGCCGGGTGCACGCGGTGGCCGAGGAGGGCGTTCCGTCCCGGGACATCGCCGCCGCGATCGGCGCCTCCCTGGGGCTGCCGACGGTCTCCGTCGCCGCCGAGGACGCCGACGCCCACTTCGGCTGGATCGGACGCTTCTTCGGCATGGACATCCCCGCCTCCAGCGACCGCACCCGCAAACTCCTCGACTGGACCCCGACCGGCCCCACCCTCCTGGAAGACATCGCCGCAGGCGCGTACACCACGGCAGACTGA
- a CDS encoding ricin-type beta-trefoil lectin domain protein, producing MSSTSREPSRRPRTRLRRLLAGAFGAALLGAGLAGLAPDHASAAGPTVNVWLTSTDDSAGRHVVRGLQQQSPIAFNDGTGGGTSADTVTVDENQRYQQFTGGGASMTDTAGYLLNSSGALSASTRSSVMTALFDPANGIGLDFLRNPMGASDLARYDYSYDDMPAGQTDPSLSRFSIGHDLTDVLPLTKQAQQLNPQLKVMGTPWSAPAWMKDDDTFDSPGWLQSQYYAAYAQYFVKYVQAYAAQGVHIDYVSEQNEPTCCSGYPSMSWNASGLDYFAKNDLLPAFHAAGLSTKVLALDWNWDTYPNYGAAMVDDSTVRNDPLFGGVAWHGYGGDVNEQTTVHNQYPSVDAYDTEHSGGTWIANQQNEDMHNIIDYTRNWGKSVVKWSLAVDQNGGPHNGGCGTCTGLVTVHDGDSRSGQVDYTVEYYDMGQLTKFVKPGAYRIDSTDSTAVPNVAWSNPDGSKALIAYNGGGSAQPVHVVWGGQSFDYSLPAQTSATFTWSGTQAAAGSPATGQITGLDGKCADVQGAATADGTQAQLYDCNGTAAQHWTTATDGTVQALGKCLDVSGGGTADGTKVDLYGCNGTAAQQWTYTAGHDLVNPQADKCLDVTGDTSANGTPLQIWTCTGGANQKWTVP from the coding sequence ATGTCCAGCACCAGCAGAGAACCCAGCAGAAGACCCCGAACGCGGCTCCGCCGGCTGCTCGCCGGGGCGTTCGGCGCCGCCCTCCTCGGCGCCGGCCTGGCCGGGCTCGCCCCCGACCACGCCAGCGCGGCCGGCCCCACCGTGAACGTCTGGCTCACCAGCACCGACGACTCGGCCGGCCGGCACGTCGTCCGCGGCCTCCAGCAGCAGTCCCCGATCGCCTTCAACGACGGCACCGGCGGCGGCACCAGCGCCGACACCGTCACCGTCGACGAGAACCAGCGGTACCAGCAGTTCACCGGCGGCGGCGCCTCGATGACGGACACCGCGGGCTACCTGCTGAACAGCAGTGGCGCCCTCAGTGCGAGCACCCGCTCCAGTGTGATGACCGCGCTCTTCGACCCGGCCAACGGCATCGGCCTGGACTTCCTCCGCAACCCGATGGGCGCCTCCGACCTGGCCCGCTACGACTACTCGTACGACGACATGCCGGCCGGCCAGACCGACCCCTCGCTGAGCCGCTTCTCCATCGGCCACGACCTCACCGACGTGCTGCCCCTCACCAAGCAGGCCCAGCAGCTCAATCCCCAGCTCAAGGTGATGGGGACGCCCTGGTCCGCCCCGGCCTGGATGAAGGACGACGACACCTTCGACTCCCCCGGCTGGCTGCAGAGCCAGTACTACGCCGCCTACGCCCAGTACTTCGTGAAGTACGTCCAGGCCTACGCCGCGCAGGGGGTGCACATCGACTACGTCTCCGAGCAGAACGAGCCGACCTGCTGCTCCGGCTACCCGTCGATGAGTTGGAACGCCTCCGGCCTGGACTACTTCGCCAAGAACGACCTGCTGCCGGCCTTCCACGCGGCCGGTCTCTCCACCAAGGTGCTGGCCCTGGACTGGAACTGGGACACCTACCCGAACTACGGCGCCGCCATGGTGGACGACTCCACCGTGCGGAACGACCCGCTCTTCGGCGGCGTCGCCTGGCACGGCTACGGCGGCGACGTCAACGAGCAGACCACGGTCCACAACCAGTACCCGTCGGTGGACGCCTATGACACCGAGCACTCCGGCGGCACCTGGATCGCGAACCAGCAGAACGAGGACATGCACAACATCATCGACTACACCCGCAACTGGGGTAAGTCGGTGGTGAAGTGGTCGCTCGCGGTCGACCAGAACGGCGGCCCCCACAACGGCGGCTGCGGCACCTGCACCGGCCTGGTCACCGTGCACGACGGCGACAGCCGCAGCGGACAGGTCGACTACACCGTCGAGTACTACGACATGGGCCAGTTGACCAAGTTCGTGAAGCCCGGTGCGTACCGGATCGACTCCACCGACTCCACCGCGGTGCCGAACGTGGCCTGGAGCAACCCGGACGGCTCGAAGGCGCTGATCGCCTACAACGGCGGCGGCTCGGCCCAGCCGGTGCACGTGGTCTGGGGCGGCCAGTCCTTCGACTACAGCCTGCCCGCGCAGACCTCCGCCACCTTCACCTGGTCCGGCACCCAGGCCGCCGCCGGGTCGCCGGCCACCGGCCAGATCACCGGTCTCGACGGCAAGTGCGCGGACGTCCAGGGCGCGGCCACCGCGGACGGCACCCAGGCCCAGCTCTACGACTGCAACGGCACCGCCGCCCAGCACTGGACCACGGCCACCGACGGCACCGTCCAGGCGCTCGGCAAGTGCCTGGACGTGAGCGGCGGCGGCACCGCCGACGGCACCAAGGTGGACCTCTACGGCTGCAACGGCACCGCCGCCCAGCAGTGGACCTACACCGCCGGCCACGACCTGGTGAACCCGCAGGCGGACAAGTGCCTGGACGTCACCGGGGACACCTCGGCCAACGGCACCCCGCTGCAGATCTGGACCTGCACCGGGGGCGCCAACCAGAAGTGGACGGTGCCGTAG
- a CDS encoding metal-dependent hydrolase family protein, translated as MTAHLPAEPPLLIENVRVFDGIDDRVGEPRSVYVAGGRIAAEGEPPAPDAVRLDGGGRVLMPGLTDAHVHLFAVGVTMPEALMAPTGVLYYKALAEAHRMLMRGFTTVRDMGGDTAALRQVIDGGLFPGPRIYPSQAAISQTSGHGDFSEVFQPATAFGGKPSRAEDISFMRVADGPDRVLTSVREQLKRGATQIKLMAGGGVTSAYDPLDTLQFTEEELRVAVQAASDWGTYVSVHVFTPEGIRRAVAAGVRSIEHGQLADEATIALLAEKGVWLSTQPFLEGDHTFASADSREKNRRVCEGVRQTLEWARAHGVRIAFGTDMLLDPSQSHKQNEMLTRLSTQFGFTPVEALRIATSNNAELFRLAGERDPYRQAELGVIRPGAWADLLVVDGDPTQDLSLLANPEASLALIVKGGRVYKNLLG; from the coding sequence ATGACTGCTCATCTGCCCGCCGAGCCGCCGCTGCTGATCGAGAACGTGCGGGTCTTCGACGGGATCGACGACCGGGTCGGCGAACCGCGTTCGGTGTACGTCGCGGGCGGCCGGATCGCGGCTGAGGGGGAGCCGCCGGCCCCGGACGCCGTGCGGCTGGACGGCGGCGGGCGGGTGCTGATGCCCGGTCTCACGGACGCCCACGTCCACCTCTTCGCCGTCGGGGTCACCATGCCGGAGGCGCTGATGGCGCCCACCGGGGTGCTCTACTACAAGGCGCTGGCCGAGGCGCACCGGATGCTGATGCGCGGCTTCACCACAGTGCGGGACATGGGCGGGGACACCGCCGCCCTGCGCCAGGTGATCGACGGCGGGCTGTTCCCCGGACCGCGGATCTATCCCAGCCAGGCCGCGATCTCGCAGACCAGCGGCCACGGCGACTTCTCCGAGGTGTTCCAGCCCGCCACCGCCTTCGGCGGAAAGCCCTCGCGGGCCGAGGACATCAGCTTCATGCGGGTCGCGGACGGCCCCGACCGGGTGCTGACCTCGGTGCGCGAGCAGCTGAAGCGCGGGGCCACCCAGATCAAGCTGATGGCCGGCGGCGGGGTCACCTCTGCTTACGACCCGCTGGACACCCTGCAGTTCACCGAGGAGGAGCTGCGGGTCGCGGTCCAGGCGGCCTCCGACTGGGGCACCTATGTCTCCGTCCACGTCTTCACCCCGGAGGGGATCCGCCGGGCGGTGGCGGCGGGGGTGCGCTCCATCGAGCACGGCCAGCTGGCCGACGAGGCGACGATCGCGCTGCTCGCCGAGAAGGGCGTCTGGCTGAGCACCCAGCCGTTCCTGGAGGGCGACCACACCTTCGCCTCCGCCGACTCCCGGGAGAAGAACCGCCGGGTGTGCGAGGGCGTGCGGCAGACCCTGGAGTGGGCCCGGGCCCACGGGGTGCGGATCGCCTTCGGGACCGACATGCTGCTCGACCCCTCGCAGAGCCACAAGCAGAACGAGATGCTCACCAGGCTCAGCACGCAGTTCGGCTTCACCCCCGTGGAGGCGCTGCGGATCGCCACCTCGAACAACGCCGAGCTGTTCCGCCTCGCCGGGGAGCGCGACCCGTACCGCCAGGCCGAGTTGGGCGTGATCCGGCCGGGCGCCTGGGCCGACCTGCTGGTCGTCGACGGGGACCCGACCCAGGACCTCTCCCTGCTGGCGAACCCGGAGGCGAGCCTCGCCCTGATCGTGAAGGGCGGCAGGGTCTACAAGAACCTGCTGGGGTGA
- a CDS encoding APC family permease: MAARNTLTAQEATEHLGRSKLKRDMGIVSLLFAGVGSIIGSGWLFGALNAAKLAGPSSILSWLIGAVMILLIGLCFSELGPMIPLSGGVVRFPHFSFGSFASYAMGWITWIAAATVAPIEVEGALTYATKWARLTTSHPDGSHTLTGLGYALAVIGMAVFVVVNYVGIRWFARLNNVLVGWKLLIILLVVAAFLATAFHGHNFDATEYGKGGGFAPGGAKGIFTAIATAGITFSFLGFRQGIELAGETDNPKRNIPIAIIGSVLLCGLIYVLLEVAFIGAVPKGDLAHSHGWINLNYANDFGPLAAIASVIGLGWLAVTLYVDAVISPADTGLVYTTVTARCSYAMGRNGNAPRSLSRTTEKNGAPVVSLLVAFVVGLIVFLPFPSWQQLVGFITSATVLSFGVGPLVLSAMRRQAPDLPRPFKLPGGDLIPFLALYSSNLIVFWAGWTTDWKLFAAILLGLVLLPFFQARAGGSAPQLNLRAGWWVVLWLAMLAVQSWLGGFDGGRNIIGLGWGFGTNAVITLVTFVLAMRFRLPAEEVLPHTEAALAEATPTAEPATAAGA; encoded by the coding sequence ATGGCTGCTAGGAACACCCTGACCGCCCAGGAGGCCACGGAGCACCTGGGCCGGTCGAAGCTCAAGCGGGACATGGGCATCGTGAGCCTGCTGTTCGCCGGCGTCGGCTCGATCATCGGCTCCGGCTGGCTGTTCGGCGCGCTCAACGCCGCCAAGCTGGCCGGGCCCTCCTCGATCCTCTCCTGGCTGATCGGCGCGGTGATGATCCTGCTGATCGGCCTCTGCTTCTCCGAACTGGGCCCGATGATCCCGCTGTCCGGCGGGGTGGTCCGGTTCCCGCACTTCTCCTTCGGCTCCTTCGCGAGCTACGCGATGGGCTGGATCACCTGGATCGCGGCCGCCACGGTCGCGCCGATCGAGGTCGAGGGCGCGCTCACCTACGCCACCAAGTGGGCGAGGCTGACGACCAGTCACCCCGACGGCTCGCACACCCTCACCGGCCTCGGCTACGCCCTGGCGGTGATCGGGATGGCCGTCTTCGTCGTCGTCAACTACGTCGGCATCCGCTGGTTCGCCCGCCTCAACAACGTGCTGGTGGGCTGGAAGCTGCTGATCATCCTGCTGGTCGTGGCCGCGTTCCTGGCCACCGCCTTCCACGGCCACAACTTCGACGCCACCGAGTACGGCAAGGGCGGCGGCTTCGCCCCCGGCGGTGCCAAGGGCATCTTCACCGCGATCGCCACCGCCGGCATCACCTTCTCCTTCCTCGGCTTCCGGCAGGGCATCGAGCTGGCCGGGGAGACCGACAACCCCAAGCGGAACATCCCGATCGCCATCATCGGCTCGGTGCTCCTCTGCGGGCTGATCTACGTGCTGCTGGAGGTGGCCTTCATCGGCGCCGTGCCCAAGGGCGACCTGGCGCACTCGCACGGCTGGATCAACCTCAACTACGCCAACGACTTCGGGCCGCTGGCCGCCATCGCCTCGGTGATCGGCCTCGGCTGGCTGGCCGTCACCCTCTATGTCGACGCCGTCATCTCCCCGGCCGACACCGGCCTGGTCTACACGACGGTCACCGCCCGCTGCTCGTACGCGATGGGACGCAACGGCAACGCCCCGCGGTCGCTGTCGAGGACGACGGAGAAGAACGGCGCCCCGGTGGTCAGCCTGCTGGTGGCGTTCGTCGTGGGCCTGATCGTCTTCCTGCCCTTCCCGAGCTGGCAGCAGCTGGTCGGGTTCATCACCTCGGCGACGGTGCTGTCCTTCGGCGTCGGGCCGCTGGTGCTGTCCGCGATGCGGCGCCAGGCGCCGGACCTGCCCAGGCCGTTCAAGCTGCCGGGCGGGGACCTCATACCGTTCCTGGCGCTGTACTCCTCGAATCTGATCGTCTTCTGGGCCGGCTGGACGACCGACTGGAAGCTCTTCGCCGCCATCCTCCTCGGCCTGGTGCTGCTGCCCTTCTTCCAGGCGCGGGCCGGCGGCAGCGCTCCCCAGCTGAACCTGCGGGCCGGCTGGTGGGTGGTCCTCTGGCTGGCCATGCTGGCGGTGCAGAGCTGGCTCGGCGGCTTCGACGGCGGGCGGAACATCATCGGCCTCGGCTGGGGCTTCGGCACCAACGCGGTCATCACCCTGGTGACCTTCGTGCTGGCGATGCGGTTCCGCCTCCCCGCCGAGGAGGTCCTCCCGCACACCGAAGCCGCCCTGGCCGAAGCAACCCCCACAGCCGAACCGGCAACGGCAGCCGGCGCCTGA
- a CDS encoding RidA family protein, which produces MSRAVTLIRSDRLSDVAEYAYAATAPAGARLIFLAGACPLNEDGSTAAVGDYAGQAAKAVENLRTALAAAGADLRDVVNTRVLVASSRQPDLGAAWQVVRDAFGDHDVPSTLMGVTVLGYADQLVEIEAVAAVLDD; this is translated from the coding sequence ATGAGCCGTGCAGTCACCTTGATCCGTTCCGACCGGCTCTCGGACGTGGCCGAGTACGCCTACGCGGCGACCGCGCCCGCCGGAGCACGGCTGATCTTCCTGGCCGGCGCCTGCCCGTTGAACGAGGACGGCTCCACGGCGGCGGTGGGCGACTACGCGGGACAGGCGGCGAAGGCCGTCGAGAACCTGCGGACCGCCCTGGCCGCCGCCGGCGCCGACCTGCGGGACGTCGTCAACACCCGGGTGCTGGTGGCCTCCTCCCGGCAGCCGGACCTGGGCGCGGCCTGGCAGGTGGTCCGCGACGCCTTCGGCGACCACGATGTGCCGAGCACCCTGATGGGCGTCACCGTGCTCGGCTACGCCGACCAGCTCGTCGAGATCGAGGCGGTGGCCGCCGTCCTCGACGACTGA
- a CDS encoding heavy metal translocating P-type ATPase, whose amino-acid sequence MADRSQAPHPSGFSHALPRRWLEPGLLAITGAALLAGGIAWIAGDQGAADLCWAVGTVAAVPPAVGWVVSALRRKRPGVDLIAVLALAGTLAVREYLAGALIALMLATGRTLDAAAERRASRDLRTLLERAPHSARRRCGVGGDMGEAGDGGDGREAGDGSGVETVPLDRIRPGDVLVVAPGEVLGVDGRVAAGTPAVLDESALTGEAALVEHAPGDRVRSGVVNAGPAFDLVAAATAADSTYARIVRLAEQAGAERAPVVRLAERYAAWFLPLSLALAGAAWAAAGSAERAVAVLVVATPCPLLLAAPVAIVSGLSRTARLGVITRDGGALERLGRARTLVLDKTGTLTVGRPRVLQTVSAPGWSGAEVLRLAAAVDQVSAHVLAEAITREARSRGLALPAPGQVAEEPGRGVTGLAEGRTVAVGRTAVPPAARPDWARTADNRAVLDGAATVWLTVDGELVGAILLQDPLRPEAPRTLRRLRQAGLTRLLMLTGDRAEPAREVAAVVGLDGVRAEQLPADKVAAVRAESARAVTVMVGDGLNDAPALAAADVGVAMGARGSTASSEAADVVLTTDRVDRLADAMEVAVRTRRIAVQSAAGGMVMSLLAMAVAAVGLLPPAPGALLQEGIDVLVILNALRALLPRAGARPALAPETERMIRRFATEHGDLADVLDAVRDAASLLSDERGPRALAAVRTVDRLLAQRLLPHEHAEEHELYPALAKPLGGPEATATMSRAHTEIDRLARRIATHLRLADAAGRLRPDQIDDLRSCLYGLHTVLRLHFVQEEENYFSLAP is encoded by the coding sequence ATGGCGGACCGCAGCCAGGCCCCGCATCCTTCCGGGTTCTCGCACGCCCTGCCGCGGCGGTGGCTGGAACCGGGTCTGCTGGCGATCACCGGGGCGGCCCTGCTGGCCGGCGGGATCGCCTGGATCGCGGGCGACCAGGGCGCGGCCGATCTCTGCTGGGCCGTCGGCACGGTGGCGGCCGTCCCCCCGGCCGTGGGCTGGGTGGTCTCCGCACTGCGCCGCAAGCGGCCCGGGGTGGACCTGATCGCGGTGCTGGCGCTGGCCGGCACGCTGGCCGTGCGGGAGTACCTGGCCGGCGCCCTGATCGCGCTGATGCTGGCCACCGGCCGCACCCTGGACGCCGCCGCCGAGCGGCGCGCCTCCCGGGACCTCCGCACCCTCCTCGAACGCGCCCCGCACTCGGCCCGCCGCCGCTGCGGCGTCGGGGGCGACATGGGCGAGGCGGGCGACGGGGGCGACGGGCGCGAGGCGGGTGACGGTAGCGGCGTCGAGACCGTGCCGCTCGACCGGATCCGCCCCGGCGACGTCCTGGTCGTGGCCCCCGGCGAGGTGCTGGGCGTGGACGGCCGGGTCGCGGCCGGCACGCCGGCCGTCCTCGACGAGTCGGCGCTGACCGGCGAGGCCGCACTGGTCGAGCACGCCCCCGGGGACCGGGTGCGCAGTGGGGTGGTCAACGCCGGGCCCGCCTTCGACCTGGTGGCCGCCGCCACCGCGGCGGACAGCACCTATGCCCGGATCGTCCGGCTGGCCGAGCAGGCCGGCGCGGAGCGGGCACCGGTGGTGCGGCTGGCCGAGCGGTACGCGGCGTGGTTCCTGCCGCTCTCCCTGGCACTGGCCGGCGCCGCCTGGGCGGCGGCCGGCTCCGCCGAGCGGGCGGTGGCGGTCCTGGTCGTGGCCACGCCCTGTCCGCTGCTGCTGGCGGCGCCGGTGGCGATCGTCTCCGGCCTGTCCAGGACCGCCCGGCTGGGCGTGATCACCCGGGACGGTGGGGCGCTGGAGCGGCTGGGCCGGGCCAGGACCCTGGTCCTGGACAAGACCGGGACGCTCACCGTCGGGCGGCCCAGGGTGCTGCAGACCGTCTCCGCCCCCGGCTGGTCGGGGGCCGAGGTGCTGCGGCTGGCCGCCGCAGTCGACCAGGTGTCCGCGCACGTCCTGGCCGAGGCGATCACCCGGGAGGCCAGGTCCCGCGGTCTCGCGCTGCCCGCTCCCGGGCAGGTCGCCGAGGAGCCCGGCCGGGGCGTCACCGGACTCGCCGAGGGCCGCACGGTGGCCGTCGGGCGGACCGCGGTGCCGCCGGCCGCCCGCCCGGACTGGGCCCGCACGGCAGACAACCGGGCGGTCCTGGACGGCGCCGCCACCGTCTGGCTCACCGTCGACGGCGAGCTGGTGGGCGCGATCCTGCTGCAGGACCCGCTGCGCCCGGAGGCCCCGCGCACCCTGCGCCGGCTCCGCCAGGCCGGGCTGACCAGGCTGCTGATGCTGACCGGCGACCGGGCCGAGCCCGCCCGGGAGGTCGCCGCGGTGGTCGGCCTGGACGGCGTACGGGCCGAGCAGCTGCCCGCGGACAAGGTGGCCGCGGTCCGCGCGGAGAGCGCCCGGGCGGTGACCGTGATGGTCGGCGACGGCCTCAACGACGCGCCCGCGCTGGCCGCGGCGGACGTCGGGGTGGCGATGGGGGCGCGCGGCTCCACCGCCTCCTCCGAGGCCGCCGACGTCGTGCTGACCACCGACCGGGTGGACCGGCTCGCCGACGCGATGGAGGTCGCCGTCCGGACCCGGCGGATCGCCGTGCAGTCCGCGGCCGGCGGGATGGTGATGTCGCTGCTGGCGATGGCCGTCGCGGCGGTGGGCCTGCTGCCGCCCGCGCCGGGCGCGCTGCTCCAGGAGGGGATCGACGTGCTGGTGATCCTCAACGCGCTGCGCGCCCTGCTGCCCCGGGCGGGCGCCCGGCCCGCGCTGGCCCCGGAGACCGAGCGGATGATCCGGCGCTTCGCCACCGAGCACGGCGATCTGGCCGACGTGCTGGACGCCGTCCGGGACGCCGCGAGCCTCCTCTCGGACGAGCGCGGGCCCCGGGCGCTGGCCGCCGTCAGAACCGTCGACCGGCTGCTGGCCCAGCGGCTGCTGCCGCACGAGCACGCCGAGGAGCACGAGCTCTACCCGGCCCTGGCCAAGCCGCTCGGCGGCCCCGAGGCCACCGCGACGATGAGCCGCGCCCACACCGAGATCGACCGGCTGGCCCGCCGCATCGCCACCCATCTGCGGCTGGCCGACGCCGCCGGCCGGCTGCGCCCGGACCAGATCGACGACCTCCGCTCCTGCCTCTACGGCCTCCACACCGTGCTCCGCCTCCACTTCGTCCAGGAGGAGGAGAACTACTTCTCCCTGGCGCCCTGA
- a CDS encoding TetR/AcrR family transcriptional regulator: protein MGRWEPNARERMMRAALELFAEYGFEQTTAGDIAASAGVTERTFFRHFADKREVLFDGAATLDRIACEAILAAPADHTALDAALAGVVAGGELLEGRREYATVRARIVASHPSLRERELLKLAKLAESVAEALRTRGVSEPEASLAAHSAVTVFHVAFVRWIGSVADPGAADGRPTFAECAAGIAAAFRALK from the coding sequence ATGGGCCGCTGGGAACCGAACGCGCGTGAGCGGATGATGCGTGCCGCGCTGGAGCTCTTCGCCGAGTACGGCTTCGAGCAGACGACGGCGGGGGACATCGCGGCCAGCGCCGGGGTCACCGAGCGCACCTTCTTCCGGCACTTCGCCGACAAGCGCGAGGTGCTCTTCGATGGCGCGGCCACGCTGGACCGGATCGCCTGCGAGGCGATCCTCGCCGCGCCCGCGGACCACACGGCGCTGGACGCCGCGTTGGCCGGCGTGGTGGCCGGCGGCGAACTGCTGGAGGGCCGCCGCGAGTACGCGACCGTCCGCGCCCGGATCGTCGCCTCTCATCCCAGCCTGCGGGAGCGCGAGCTGCTGAAGCTGGCGAAGCTCGCCGAGTCGGTCGCCGAGGCGCTCCGCACCCGCGGGGTGTCCGAGCCGGAGGCGAGCCTGGCCGCGCACAGCGCGGTCACCGTCTTCCATGTGGCCTTCGTCCGCTGGATCGGGTCCGTCGCCGACCCCGGCGCGGCTGACGGCCGGCCGACCTTCGCCGAGTGCGCCGCCGGCATCGCCGCGGCCTTCCGTGCCCTGAAGTGA
- a CDS encoding DUF1349 domain-containing protein, with protein MTTATVPGLPFPLASQGAPAVAHRLTEGPVLTLTAAAGTDLFTDPGGAHPPAETGRLAGVPPEGDFRLAARVRVGFGSTFDAGVLLVHADEEHWAKLCFEYSPQKRPTAVTVVTRGSSDDANAFEVDGDTLWLRITRTGRAWAFHASADGELWRLLRYFTLDEPAPGRTAVGFLSQSPTGAGCTAVFDRIAFASGAPEDLRDGS; from the coding sequence ATGACCACAGCCACCGTCCCGGGCCTGCCGTTTCCGCTCGCCTCGCAGGGCGCGCCCGCGGTCGCCCACCGCCTCACCGAAGGCCCCGTGCTGACCCTGACCGCGGCGGCCGGCACCGACCTCTTCACCGACCCCGGCGGCGCCCACCCGCCCGCGGAGACCGGACGGCTCGCGGGCGTGCCGCCGGAGGGGGACTTCCGGCTCGCCGCCCGGGTCCGGGTCGGCTTCGGCTCGACCTTCGACGCGGGCGTGCTCCTCGTCCACGCGGACGAGGAGCACTGGGCCAAGCTGTGCTTCGAGTACTCCCCGCAGAAGAGGCCGACCGCCGTCACCGTCGTCACCCGCGGCAGCTCGGACGACGCCAACGCCTTCGAGGTGGACGGCGACACCCTGTGGCTCCGGATAACCAGGACCGGCCGCGCCTGGGCCTTCCACGCGTCGGCGGACGGTGAACTCTGGCGCCTCCTGCGCTACTTCACCCTCGACGAGCCCGCGCCCGGGCGGACCGCCGTCGGCTTCCTCAGCCAGTCGCCGACGGGCGCCGGCTGCACCGCCGTCTTCGATCGCATCGCCTTCGCTTCGGGCGCCCCCGAGGACCTGCGGGACGGTTCCTGA